The stretch of DNA AAAGTAAAGTCCGGCCTCGTAGGTGCCGGTGTAATCCTTCAGCCAGCCCAGGACGTAGGGACCGACGAAACCGCCGAGATTGCCGATCGCGTTGATCAGGGCGATCCCGCCGGCCGCCGCCGGCCCCGAAAGGAATTCCCCCGGCATCGCCCAGAAGGCGGGCTTGCTCCCGTAGAGCCCGATCGTCGCCACCGACATTGCGGTCAGCGCCCAGAGGCTGCCCAGCATCGGACCGGCGGCGATGAGGCCCAGGGCGGCGACCAGCGCGGCGATCACGAAGTGCCAGCGCCGCTCGTCGCGCCGGTCCGACGACCAGCTCCAGGCGATCATGCCGACGGTCCCGACGACGTAGGGCACCGCCGTGGCCACGCCGGTCTCCCAGTCGGTGAGATGCAGGCTCTTCAGGATCGGCGGCAGGAAGAAGGTGATGCCGTAGGTGGCGGTGCCGATGTTGAAGTAGATCGCCCCGAGAGCGAGCACCCGCCGGTCGGTGAGGACCTGCCGGAGCGTGAAAGACCCGTGGGTCCGGAGTGTCCACGTACGCTCCGCCGCCAGCGTCTCCGCCAGCCAGGCACGGTCCTCCGCATTCAGCCAGGTCGCCTGGGCCGGCCGGTCCGTCATCAGCGCCAGGACCGCAAAGGCCAGCAGGATCGAGGGCAGGGCCTCGAGGATGAACAGCCACTGCCAGCCGTGCAGCCCCCCTGTTCCGTCGAGCTGCAGGATCGCCCCCGAGATCACCGCGGTGAGGGCATTCGAGCCCGGCACGGCCAGGAACAGGGCGGCCACCACCCGGGCCCGGTACCGCTGCGGAAACCAGTAGGTGAAGTAGAGGATCATACCGGGGAAGAAGCCGGCTTCGGCGACGCCGAGCAGGAAGCGCAGTGCAAGGAAGCTCGCCGGGCCGGTGATGAAGGCCATGCTGCCCGCGACCAGACCCCAGGTGACC from Methylobacterium sp. PvR107 encodes:
- a CDS encoding MFS transporter, encoding MAAGIPTVTAAPEIERRTIAKVSWRLLPLIVLIYFVAYMDRTNVGFASFGLNRDFGFSATVYGWAAGIFFLGYVIFEVPSNVLLERAGARLWIARIMVTWGLVAGSMAFITGPASFLALRFLLGVAEAGFFPGMILYFTYWFPQRYRARVVAALFLAVPGSNALTAVISGAILQLDGTGGLHGWQWLFILEALPSILLAFAVLALMTDRPAQATWLNAEDRAWLAETLAAERTWTLRTHGSFTLRQVLTDRRVLALGAIYFNIGTATYGITFFLPPILKSLHLTDWETGVATAVPYVVGTVGMIAWSWSSDRRDERRWHFVIAALVAALGLIAAGPMLGSLWALTAMSVATIGLYGSKPAFWAMPGEFLSGPAAAGGIALINAIGNLGGFVGPYVLGWLKDYTGTYEAGLYFLAACAVASGAITWVSVRPGRMSADRRFDAEGAVQPGRPNL